A window of the Streptomyces sp. NBC_01351 genome harbors these coding sequences:
- a CDS encoding DUF5996 family protein — protein sequence MELFPAVPLAEWRDTKETLHRFAQIVGKIRLASSVRRNHWWNVPFHLTGRGLTSRPMGQVDGNPVFTIDFDFVDHRLVVAMLDGRTVSFPLFGQSVASFHDELLATLAALDVRVEIDVPRPYRLPDATRPFAKDTEHAAYDPVQANRYWRVLSQVALVLEEFSAGFSGKASPVHQFWHSLDLAYTRFSGREADQAPHIDPVTREAYSRELISFGFWLGDDTLGEPAFYAYAAPEPAALAAEPLVPASARWVALGGSHLAVLPYDGARAQSDPRAAVLAFYEGFYQAAAAHADWDVAGFACPGGITDPQLRAPGA from the coding sequence CGGCGGTACCGCTCGCCGAGTGGCGGGACACCAAGGAGACGCTGCACCGCTTCGCGCAGATCGTCGGCAAGATCCGGCTCGCCTCGAGTGTCCGGCGCAACCACTGGTGGAACGTACCGTTCCACCTCACCGGGCGCGGCTTGACCAGCCGTCCGATGGGCCAGGTCGACGGGAATCCGGTCTTCACGATCGACTTCGACTTCGTCGACCACCGGCTGGTGGTCGCGATGCTGGACGGCCGGACGGTTTCGTTCCCGCTGTTCGGCCAATCCGTGGCGTCCTTTCACGACGAGCTCCTGGCCACGCTGGCCGCGCTGGACGTCCGGGTGGAGATCGATGTTCCCCGGCCTTACCGACTGCCCGATGCCACCCGGCCGTTCGCCAAGGACACCGAGCACGCGGCCTATGATCCCGTGCAGGCCAATCGGTACTGGCGGGTGCTGAGTCAAGTGGCACTCGTCCTTGAAGAGTTCTCGGCCGGATTCTCCGGGAAGGCCAGCCCGGTGCACCAGTTCTGGCACAGCCTCGACCTTGCGTACACCAGGTTCTCCGGGCGGGAGGCCGATCAGGCGCCGCACATCGATCCGGTGACCAGGGAGGCGTACTCGCGGGAGCTGATCAGCTTCGGATTCTGGCTCGGTGACGACACTCTCGGCGAGCCGGCCTTCTACGCGTACGCCGCCCCCGAGCCTGCGGCGCTGGCCGCCGAGCCGCTCGTGCCGGCGTCGGCACGCTGGGTCGCGCTCGGTGGCAGCCACCTGGCTGTGCTGCCGTACGACGGGGCCCGTGCCCAGAGTGATCCTCGTGCCGCAGTCCTCGCCTTCTACGAGGGCTTTTACCAGGCCGCAGCCGCCCACGCCGACTGGGACGTCGCCGGCTTCGCCTGCCCTGGCGGGATCACCGATCCGCAGCTGCGGGCCCCGGGCGCGTGA
- a CDS encoding NADPH-dependent FMN reductase: protein MTKIGIILGSTRPNRNGEQVAKWVLDIASRRADAEFELIDLRDHPLPHLDEPLPPSLGRYQHEHTRQWAAKIASFDGFVIVTPEYNHGIPAVLKNAIDYLYAEWNNKAVGFVSYGGVGGVRAAEHLRQVAAELQMADVRQQVALSLITEFENYNVFKPGDYNLPALNTMLDQVIAWSTALAPLRSASALAG from the coding sequence ATGACCAAGATCGGCATCATCCTCGGCAGCACCCGCCCCAACCGCAACGGCGAACAGGTCGCGAAGTGGGTGCTCGACATCGCCTCGCGCCGCGCCGACGCCGAGTTCGAGCTCATTGACCTGCGCGACCACCCGCTGCCGCACCTCGACGAGCCACTGCCGCCGTCCCTCGGCCGCTACCAGCACGAGCACACGAGGCAGTGGGCAGCCAAGATCGCATCGTTCGACGGGTTCGTCATCGTGACACCGGAGTACAACCACGGCATCCCCGCCGTGCTGAAGAACGCCATCGACTACCTCTATGCCGAGTGGAACAACAAGGCGGTCGGCTTCGTGTCCTACGGCGGGGTCGGAGGCGTTCGGGCCGCCGAACACCTGCGCCAGGTCGCCGCCGAACTCCAGATGGCGGACGTGCGCCAGCAGGTCGCGCTGTCGCTGATCACCGAATTCGAGAACTACAACGTTTTCAAGCCCGGCGACTACAACCTGCCCGCGCTCAACACGATGCTCGACCAGGTCATCGCCTGGAGCACCGCGCTCGCACCGCTGCGCAGCGCCTCGGCCCTCGCCGGGTGA
- a CDS encoding MarR family winged helix-turn-helix transcriptional regulator, which translates to MNSQTPTTAAAECVDLAGDFGFSLLVLAHTYRTVVASALEDVPQGARGYQTLAAVVQGDQPNQLALATYLRIDRTVMTYLIDDLVAAGLVERLIDPADRRQRKIVATAQGINTLRDLQRQVREAEDRLLDALDEGERQTFRSMLGRIAHGVRDVESTGEPCDIADPGC; encoded by the coding sequence ATGAACAGCCAGACGCCGACCACGGCGGCAGCCGAGTGTGTCGATCTCGCGGGGGACTTCGGCTTCTCACTGCTTGTGCTGGCCCACACCTATCGGACCGTCGTCGCTTCGGCGCTCGAGGACGTTCCGCAGGGCGCCCGCGGCTACCAGACGCTCGCCGCCGTGGTTCAAGGTGACCAGCCAAATCAGCTCGCCCTGGCCACCTACCTGCGGATCGACCGCACCGTGATGACCTATCTGATCGACGACCTCGTTGCAGCGGGCCTGGTCGAGCGCCTGATCGACCCCGCCGATCGACGCCAGCGCAAGATCGTCGCCACCGCCCAGGGCATCAATACCCTCCGAGATCTGCAGCGCCAGGTACGAGAGGCCGAGGACAGGCTCCTCGATGCGCTCGACGAGGGCGAGCGCCAGACATTCCGCAGCATGCTCGGTCGGATCGCCCACGGCGTCCGAGATGTCGAATCGACCGGCGAGCCGTGCGACATCGCAGATCCCGGTTGCTAG
- a CDS encoding tetratricopeptide repeat protein, with product MTPTSGSAARLLAPHLLVAAEHTANERNRHLADAVDHISQSLTEAGDYGSALQLRHAAHEITARSLGPDHADTLYSRNNLANALDLFGRHQEAADLHHQVLTARERILRADHPDTLLSRSNLANALDHLGRHQEAADHHRHILTARDRILGPNHIHTLHSRNNLGLALGYLGHHQEAADLHREALVGYERVLGANHPDSLNSRNNLALALDDLGRHREAADLHQQVLSAYEQVVGHDHPDTLHSDTEVSRSSDEDGTPGSDKHSSQL from the coding sequence ATCACACCAACCTCCGGCTCTGCTGCTCGTCTCCTCGCCCCTCACCTCCTCGTCGCCGCAGAGCACACCGCCAACGAGCGCAACCGCCACCTCGCCGACGCCGTCGATCACATCAGCCAGTCCCTCACGGAAGCGGGCGATTACGGCAGCGCACTCCAGCTGCGTCATGCGGCGCACGAGATCACTGCCCGCTCCTTGGGCCCCGACCATGCCGACACCCTGTACAGCCGCAACAACCTTGCCAACGCGCTCGATCTCTTCGGCCGGCATCAGGAGGCGGCCGACCTCCACCACCAGGTCCTCACGGCCCGTGAACGCATCCTCCGCGCGGACCACCCTGACACCCTCCTCAGCCGCAGCAACCTCGCCAACGCGCTGGACCACCTCGGTCGCCACCAAGAGGCGGCGGACCACCATCGGCACATCCTCACCGCCCGCGACCGCATCCTCGGCCCCAACCACATTCACACCCTGCACAGCCGCAACAACCTAGGCCTCGCGCTCGGCTACCTCGGCCACCACCAAGAAGCGGCCGACCTCCACCGAGAGGCGCTCGTCGGCTACGAACGCGTCCTCGGCGCCAACCATCCCGACAGCCTGAACAGCCGCAACAACCTCGCGCTCGCGCTCGATGACCTCGGCCGGCATCGGGAAGCAGCCGACCTCCACCAGCAGGTCCTCAGCGCGTACGAACAGGTCGTCGGCCACGATCACCCCGACACCCTGCACAGCGATACGGAGGTGTCCCGCTCCTCCGACGAGGACGGGACACCAGGGTCCGATAAGCACAGCAGCCAGCTTTGA
- a CDS encoding sigma factor-like helix-turn-helix DNA-binding protein, giving the protein MTQAGIGAEIGLSQTHVSRILSRTLRELRPQLLHG; this is encoded by the coding sequence ATGACCCAGGCGGGGATAGGGGCCGAGATAGGACTCTCCCAGACGCACGTCTCCCGCATCCTCTCGCGCACCCTGCGCGAACTGCGCCCTCAGCTGC